A genomic segment from Spirochaeta lutea encodes:
- a CDS encoding iron chaperone, whose protein sequence is MAPKDTEKTGFTAEERKAMMARSRELAREKKAAKKREAGEQALLEAIAEMTDADKALAERIHQLVTEAAPDLWPKTWYGMPAYAQDGTVICFFQAAGKFNSRYATFGFNDAARIDDGVMWPTSFAVTELTPQGEELITKLVRKAAGSTFS, encoded by the coding sequence ATGGCCCCAAAAGATACAGAGAAGACAGGATTTACCGCCGAGGAGCGGAAGGCAATGATGGCACGGTCCCGGGAGCTGGCCCGGGAGAAGAAGGCGGCCAAAAAACGCGAGGCGGGGGAGCAGGCCTTACTGGAGGCCATCGCCGAGATGACCGATGCCGATAAGGCCCTGGCCGAGCGAATCCACCAGCTGGTGACCGAGGCCGCGCCCGACCTGTGGCCCAAGACCTGGTACGGTATGCCCGCCTACGCCCAGGACGGGACGGTCATCTGCTTCTTCCAGGCTGCGGGGAAGTTCAATTCCCGCTACGCCACCTTCGGCTTTAACGATGCAGCACGGATCGATGACGGGGTCATGTGGCCCACCAGCTTTGCGGTAACCGAGCTAACTCCCCAGGGGGAAGAGCTTATTACCAAGCTTGTACGGAAAGCAGCGGGGTCGACTTTCAGCTAA
- a CDS encoding nucleotidyltransferase family protein: MISLAPEIQKDIEKATAILKDAGCREIYVFGSLIEGTFSEKSDIDFAVIGLPKENFFSAYGQLLEQLSRSVDLIGLDYDNDFSKRIKQTRKLERVA; the protein is encoded by the coding sequence ATGATTTCTCTCGCACCAGAAATACAGAAGGATATTGAAAAAGCAACAGCGATCCTGAAAGATGCGGGATGTCGGGAAATCTACGTGTTTGGTTCACTTATTGAAGGGACTTTCTCTGAAAAATCAGATATAGATTTTGCCGTTATCGGCCTTCCAAAAGAAAATTTCTTTTCTGCTTACGGACAGTTGCTTGAGCAGCTAAGCCGCAGTGTCGACCTAATCGGCCTGGATTATGATAATGACTTCAGTAAGAGAATAAAGCAAACTCGGAAGTTAGAACGTGTCGCATAG
- a CDS encoding response regulator, with amino-acid sequence MSKRILMIDDELPILEAFTTILADFGFEVNTCADAREGADTASAEFFDLVLVDLRMPDMDGAEVTRQIRQNQPETTILIITGYPSDPLIRQALDYGAVGVIKKPFDVGKILDLLGD; translated from the coding sequence GTGAGCAAACGCATTCTCATGATTGATGACGAACTCCCCATCCTAGAAGCCTTTACCACCATCCTGGCCGACTTCGGCTTTGAGGTGAATACCTGCGCCGATGCCCGGGAGGGCGCCGATACCGCCAGCGCGGAGTTCTTCGACCTGGTTTTGGTGGATCTGCGCATGCCCGACATGGACGGCGCCGAGGTAACCCGTCAGATCCGCCAGAACCAACCAGAAACCACCATCCTCATTATTACCGGCTACCCCAGCGATCCCCTGATCCGCCAGGCCCTGGACTACGGTGCGGTAGGGGTCATAAAAAAGCCCTTTGATGTGGGGAAAATCCTGGATCTATTAGGGGATTAA
- a CDS encoding ATP-binding protein yields MKDILYQYNPWWEEDFALKDIFPREKYINLLTENLGNDNVLFLTGLRRVGKTTLMKILIKKLIDAGIESKFILYVSVDDYLLKNKNLLEIIEEYKKIHRLTFDHKLYVFFDEITYQKDYFHQLKTLYDKYSIKIVATSSSSSLLKDKKAFLTGRSITIEVKPLDFPEYMVFKDINLKKRDSALEEEYFKDYIRDGGLPENVLNPNREYLMNLVDDIIQKDITAFHGIKNHQIMRDYFTLLMERGGKQLSINKIANILHISPDTSRRYLYYFEETFLIHLLPRWGKTNEKILSSKKIYACDLGIKYLFTGDRDLRSYFENYIYLQLRNKKEVFYLYEDGNEIDFITSDTILIEAKYNAEISGKQKALFDRMNAKKKLVINSVDGLKLLAGL; encoded by the coding sequence ATGAAAGATATTCTCTACCAATATAACCCCTGGTGGGAAGAGGACTTTGCCCTTAAAGATATATTTCCCCGGGAGAAGTATATAAATCTCCTAACGGAGAACCTCGGAAATGACAATGTACTATTCCTGACCGGACTACGTCGTGTCGGCAAAACAACCCTGATGAAAATCCTTATTAAAAAACTTATCGATGCTGGTATCGAAAGTAAATTCATATTATATGTCAGCGTGGATGACTACCTTCTTAAAAACAAGAACCTTCTTGAGATCATCGAAGAATATAAAAAGATTCATCGCCTCACCTTTGATCACAAACTATACGTATTTTTTGATGAAATTACCTATCAGAAAGATTATTTCCATCAACTAAAAACCTTGTACGATAAGTATAGCATCAAAATCGTTGCTACTTCCTCGTCAAGTTCATTGCTCAAAGATAAAAAGGCTTTTTTGACGGGCAGATCAATCACCATCGAAGTAAAACCGTTGGATTTTCCAGAATACATGGTATTCAAAGATATCAATCTCAAGAAAAGAGACTCGGCTTTAGAGGAGGAATATTTTAAGGACTATATCCGTGATGGGGGACTACCCGAAAACGTCTTGAATCCGAATCGAGAATATCTGATGAATCTGGTGGATGATATTATTCAGAAAGATATAACGGCGTTTCATGGAATCAAGAACCATCAGATAATGAGAGACTATTTTACCTTGCTCATGGAACGAGGTGGAAAGCAACTAAGCATCAATAAAATTGCCAATATCCTTCATATTTCACCGGATACGTCACGCCGATATCTCTATTACTTTGAAGAAACATTTCTGATTCATTTGTTACCCCGATGGGGAAAAACTAATGAGAAAATCCTTTCATCAAAGAAAATATATGCTTGTGATTTAGGTATAAAATACCTATTCACAGGTGATCGCGATCTTAGAAGTTATTTTGAAAACTACATTTATCTTCAGTTGAGAAATAAGAAGGAAGTATTCTACCTATACGAAGATGGAAATGAAATTGATTTCATCACATCCGATACCATACTGATTGAAGCGAAATACAATGCTGAGATTTCTGGGAAACAAAAAGCGCTCTTCGATAGGATGAATGCTAAAAAGAAGCTCGTGATCAATTCTGTAGATGGACTGAAATTATTGGCTGGTCTATAG
- a CDS encoding DUF342 domain-containing protein, with protein MQDHRKDNLDKLIQSARQHIEDFETYHRTLQDEIANLPEVAGKQMLSRYYDQNDMPAEMPMDGHVEVSADPAGLAAFADLYPPSIGMRPLTKKHLAAALENLGISFGVDWDVLEKLIDKCNQEKVPLTGVVVAKGIAPEPHIPEHIVLEERFLEDPKPRADSESQIDYREVSSFILVKKNQQLARIIPEKPGKPGTDIYGTVLPFAKESRPTLRPGENTEYANDVILAGCDGRLELYPGGFRVNQVLQVKTGVSYKTGNIDFPGDVYITGDVRDNFTVKSQKSVYVQGTLDATLVECAGDLMVNKGIIGRKKGVVKAGGRLVARFIENCYIESAGDMTVSSGILHSSLYCNGRITCMPRGLVIGGTISAQNGITAYQIGSSMAPKTEIYCGIDFMAKNRLQWIKDKSLQLAYTLRKIQEQISRMPDPDTLEQLLATRTKIQQAISTLNDQASSLVVTLDKNDTASVDVYGTVFPGVYIEISHVSYLVNRPMTRTRFALDKSEGRIVPRPLS; from the coding sequence ATGCAAGACCATCGCAAAGATAACCTGGATAAGCTCATCCAGTCTGCCAGACAGCATATAGAAGACTTCGAAACCTACCACCGCACCCTCCAGGACGAGATAGCCAACCTTCCCGAGGTAGCCGGAAAACAGATGCTCTCCCGCTACTACGACCAAAACGATATGCCTGCGGAAATGCCCATGGACGGCCATGTGGAGGTATCCGCCGATCCTGCCGGCCTGGCAGCCTTCGCCGACCTCTACCCCCCCAGCATCGGCATGCGCCCCCTCACCAAAAAACACCTGGCCGCAGCTCTGGAAAACCTGGGGATATCCTTCGGGGTGGATTGGGATGTTCTCGAAAAACTCATCGACAAATGCAACCAGGAAAAGGTACCCCTGACCGGCGTAGTCGTAGCCAAGGGCATAGCCCCCGAGCCCCACATTCCCGAACACATCGTATTAGAGGAGCGCTTCCTGGAGGATCCCAAACCCCGGGCCGATTCGGAGAGTCAGATCGACTACCGGGAGGTGAGCTCCTTTATCCTGGTCAAAAAGAATCAGCAGTTGGCCCGGATCATCCCCGAAAAACCCGGAAAACCCGGCACGGACATCTATGGCACCGTACTTCCCTTTGCCAAAGAGTCCCGCCCGACCCTGAGGCCCGGGGAGAACACCGAATACGCTAACGACGTTATTCTGGCCGGCTGCGACGGCAGGCTGGAGCTGTACCCCGGAGGGTTCCGGGTAAACCAGGTGCTCCAGGTCAAAACCGGGGTCAGCTATAAAACCGGAAACATCGACTTTCCCGGAGACGTCTACATAACCGGGGACGTCCGGGACAACTTCACGGTCAAATCCCAAAAATCCGTGTACGTCCAAGGCACCCTAGACGCCACCCTGGTGGAATGCGCCGGGGATCTGATGGTCAACAAGGGAATCATCGGTCGCAAGAAGGGGGTGGTAAAGGCTGGAGGCCGCCTAGTAGCGCGGTTTATCGAGAACTGCTACATCGAATCCGCCGGAGATATGACGGTCAGCTCAGGTATCTTGCACTCATCCCTGTACTGCAACGGACGCATAACCTGCATGCCCCGGGGCTTGGTTATCGGGGGTACCATCTCCGCCCAAAACGGGATCACCGCCTACCAGATCGGCAGCTCCATGGCCCCGAAAACGGAGATCTACTGCGGCATAGACTTTATGGCTAAAAACAGACTCCAATGGATCAAGGATAAGAGCCTCCAGCTTGCCTACACCCTGCGGAAGATCCAGGAGCAGATCTCCCGGATGCCTGACCCCGACACCCTGGAGCAGCTCTTAGCCACCCGGACGAAGATCCAACAAGCCATTTCCACCCTGAACGACCAGGCCTCATCCCTGGTAGTGACCCTGGACAAAAACGATACCGCCTCGGTGGATGTGTACGGTACCGTCTTTCCCGGGGTCTACATCGAGATTTCCCACGTATCCTACCTGGTGAACCGCCCGATGACCCGCACCCGCTTTGCCCTGGATAAGTCCGAAGGGCGCATCGTACCCCGGCCGTTGTCCTAG
- a CDS encoding ribonuclease toxin HepT-like protein, which translates to MSHRLQDDIEFEFSQIVKEADLGCILIPLFKENRIDELQLRAAASLIHSIYNGMEKILILQLKNKEIQIPTSAKWHAELLMSAHEKRLISAETYAVLRKYMSFRHFYRHAYGFMLDQELLYPLVRDSKTIPDIAVDAGVGS; encoded by the coding sequence GTGTCGCATAGACTCCAAGATGATATCGAATTTGAATTTTCTCAAATAGTAAAAGAAGCTGATTTAGGATGTATTCTTATACCACTGTTCAAAGAGAATAGAATCGACGAGTTACAATTGCGTGCTGCGGCGTCACTTATCCATTCGATATACAATGGAATGGAGAAAATACTCATACTACAGTTAAAAAATAAAGAGATACAAATTCCAACCAGTGCAAAATGGCATGCAGAATTATTAATGAGCGCTCATGAAAAGAGATTGATTTCTGCTGAAACATATGCAGTGTTGAGGAAGTATATGAGCTTCAGGCACTTTTATCGTCATGCTTATGGATTCATGTTGGATCAAGAGCTGCTCTATCCTCTCGTGAGAGATTCAAAAACCATACCAGATATAGCGGTGGACGCCGGGGTCGGGTCCTAG